One Silene latifolia isolate original U9 population chromosome 4, ASM4854445v1, whole genome shotgun sequence DNA segment encodes these proteins:
- the LOC141653068 gene encoding uncharacterized protein LOC141653068, with amino-acid sequence MAKIAASSIRQITRTIASTNSLAPSPPPPTTATAIKTAATTTTTDLEPYTPPPIQPLTPAAKTLISSLLPPPHTAPTIAAADRAVRALCSVNLPDDAVSLLLHLHEIHSLTPDRYTYNFLVKHFCNRHRSSLSFASVYDLISRFQVTFGLFPDLVTYTILIDNVCNSKNLREATRLLSELTKAGFKPDAYVYNVIMKGYCSLSHGNEVLRVFREMKENGVEPDIVTFNTLVFGLCKSGRVKEAVKYLDVMEEAGFEPDVVAYTSIMNGLCRQGDVLDAVRVLGQMEAKGCKPNACSYNTLVYGFCKARLVDRAMEIYRVIKEGGMKLESASYATLLRGLCKEGKVSEAYEVFDYAVLSKSVSDVTAYSTLEAALKWLKKAREHGLAF; translated from the coding sequence atgGCGAAAATTGCAGCATCATCAATCCGTCAAATCACTCGAACCATCGCCTCCACCAACTCCCTAGCCccatcaccaccacctccaacCACCGCAACCGCCATAAAAACCGCCGCAACCACCACAACAACCGACCTAGAACCCTACACCCCACCACCAATCCAACCCCTCACCCCCGCCGCCAAAACCCTAATCTCATCCCTCCTTCCACCACCCCACACCGCACCAACCATCGCCGCCGCCGACCGCGCAGTCCGCGCCTTATGCTCCGTCAATCTCCCAGACGACGCCGTTTCACTCCTCCTTCACCTCCACGAAATACACTCCCTTACCCCTGACCGTTACACTTACAACTTCCTCGTCAAACACTTCTGCAACCGCCACCGCTCCTCGTTGTCTTTCGCTTCCGTTTACGATCTCATTTCTCGCTTTCAGGTCACTTTCGGACTCTTCCCCGACCTCGTCACCTACACTATTTTAATTGATAATGTTTGTAATTCTAAAAATCTCCGTGAAGCGACTAGGTTGTTAAGCGAACTTACGAAAGCCGGGTTTAAACCGGATGCGTACGTGTATAATGTGATTATGAAGGGATACTGTAGTCTTAGCCATGGTAACGAGGTGTTACGGGTTTTTAGGGAGATGAAGGAGAATGGCGTGGAGCCGGATATTGTTACTTTCAATACTCTCGTCTTTGGGTTGTGTAAATCGGGTAGGGTTAAGGAAGCGGTTAAGTATTTAGATGTGATGGAGGAGGCCGGGTTTGAGCCTGACGTGGTTGCGTATACGTCGATTATGAATGGTTTGTGTAGGCAAGGGGATGTGCTGGATGCGGTTAGGGTGTTAGGGCAGATGGAGGCCAAGGGATGTAAGCCGAATGCGTGTAGTTATAATACGTTGGTTTATGGGTTTTGTAAAGCGAGATTGGTTGATAGAGCTATGGAGATTTATAGGGTGATTAAGGAGGGTGGGATGAAATTGGAGTCGGCCAGTTATGCTACTTTGCTTAGGGGGCTGTGTAAGGAAGGGAAGGTGTCTGAGGCTTATGAGGTTTTTGATTATGCGGTTTTGAGTAAGAGTGTTAGTGATGTTACCGCGTATTCTACTTTGGAGGCGGCTCTTAAGTGGTTGAAGAAAGCTAGGGAACATGGCCTTGCTTTTTGA